Proteins found in one Amphiura filiformis chromosome 14, Afil_fr2py, whole genome shotgun sequence genomic segment:
- the LOC140170540 gene encoding tripartite motif-containing protein 2-like, protein MAEASSLTSTIDRHFLECVICSDTFNDPRALPCMHPFCCECLERWAKSCSDDNSIVSCPLCKKIYRIPEEEGIKGFPVHFLVTNLQDTVYRAKQEKSSADYCENHEGKKREYFCENCGCAACSDCCALDPSHRGHSFIRLKQASERLSSSLENIARRVGNIEDKYTTAIQQTQQVKQNLDQDTDTKIQAIDEARNEHMQQVDNLVRAYKHNAYSKKEQNVKTIGTD, encoded by the exons ATGGCGGAAGCAAGTTCCCTAACATCAACGATAGATAGACATTTTCTAGAGTGTGTGATCTGTTCAGACACTTTCAATGATCCCAGAGCTTTGCCATGTATGCATCCATTCTGTTGTGAGTGTTTGGAACGTTGGGCCAAATCCTGCAGTGATGATAATAGCATTGTGAGTTGTCCTCTCTGCAAAAAGATCTACCGGATTCCAGAAGAGGAAGGAATAAAAGGTTTTCCTGTTCATTTTCTTGTGACTAATTTACAAGACACAGTATATAGAGCAAAGCAG GAGAAATCTAGTGCTGACTACTGTGAAAATCATGAGGGTAAGAAACGTGAGTACTTCTGTGAGAATTGTGGATGCGCTGCCTGCTCCGATTGCTGTGCTCTTGATCCCAGTCATAGAGGTCATTCATTCATCAGGTTGAAGCAAGCATCAGAGCGATTGAGTAGTTCCTTGGAAAACATAGCCAGAAGAGTTGGAAATATAGAAGATAAATATACGACTGCAATCCAACAAACACAGCAGGTAAAGCAGAATCTTGACCAAGATACAGACACAAAGATACAGGCCATAGATGAAGCAAGGAATGAACATATGCAGCAAGTTGACAATCTGGTTAGAGCTTACAAGCACAATGCCTACAGtaagaaagaacaaaatgtgaaaacaattGGAACAGATTGA
- the LOC140168890 gene encoding tripartite motif-containing protein 2-like yields the protein MAEASSLASTIDRHFLECVICSDTFNDPRALPCMHPFCCECLERWAKSCSDDNSIVSCPLCKNIYRIPEEEGIKGFPVHFLVTNLQDTVDKVKQKKSTTDICDKHGKKLKYFCENCGCPACSDCSALDPSHRGHSFIRLKEASRRLSCSLENLTRIVGNVEEKYTTAIQQTQQVKQNLHQDTDAKIQAIDEARNEFMQKVDNLVRAYQQDAYRMKEKNLSAIEQIEEKLQVDLASLRSSNELASNVIESGSDSDIISSTNHCHHHYNNLLKRNPLQ from the exons ATGGCGGAGGCCAGTTCCCTGGCATCAACGATAGACAGACATTTTCTAGAGTGTGTGATCTGTTCAGACACTTTCAATGATCCAAGAGCTTTGCCATGTATGCATCCATTCTGTTGTGAGTGTTTGGAACGTTGGGCCAAATCCTGCAGTGATGATAATAGCATTGTGAGCTGTCCTCTCTGCAAAAATATCTACCGGATTCCAGAAGAGGAAGGAATAAAAGGTTTTCCTGTTCATTTTCTTGTGACTAATCTGCAAGACACTGTTGACAAAGTCAAACAG AAGAAATCTACCACTGACATCTGTGACAAGCATGGTAAAAAGTTGAAATACTTCTGTGAGAATTGTGGCTGCCCTGCCTGCTCAGATTGTTCTGCTCTTGATCCCAGTCATAGAGGTCATTCATTCATCCGGCTGAAGGAAGCATCAAGACGACTGAGCTGTTCCTTGGAAAATCTTACCAGAATAGTTGGAAATGTAGAAGAGAAATACACAACTGCAATCCAACAGACTCAGCAGGTAAAGCAGAATCTTCACCAAGATACAGATGCAAAGATACAGGCCATAGACGAAGCAAGGAATGAATTTATGCAGAAAGTTGACAATCTAGTTAGAGCTTATCAGCAAGATGCGTATCGTATGAAAGAGAAAAATCTGAGCGCAATTGAACAGATTGAGGAAAAGCTCCAGGTTGATCTAGCCAGCTTAAGAAGTTCAAATGAACTAGCAAGCAATGTGATCGAGTCTGGTTCTGATTCTGATATCATCTCCTCTAccaatcattgtcatcatcactaCAACAACTTGCTCAAGCGCAACccactccagtag